In Emys orbicularis isolate rEmyOrb1 chromosome 14, rEmyOrb1.hap1, whole genome shotgun sequence, the sequence CGCACACTTCTCCCGAGTGGTGGATAAGAGAACAAACAGGACATATTCGTCATGTTGGTTAATGCGCTGCTGGAAGACATGCAGATACAATGatgtgtggtataagaacctatatagaatagaaatagATTACTTTGTTCATTTGACAACAAGCTAAACAACCAGTAGTACATTTTTTTGACTTGCATCTTAGTTTACTCCAATCTTGGTAATTACTTGTAACAATAAtaggcacaaattaagcactggaatgggttacctagggaggtgctggaatctccttccttagaggtttttaagatcaggcttgacaaagccctggctggaatgatttagttaggaattggttctgctttgagcagagggttggactggctgacctccttaggtcccttccaaccctgatattctatgattcaaagctCTTTCAGGAAGGAGGGTGATTCTGTTTTAAGTCGGTGgtttgactttttttccccccctttctctctctgtccagaATGAGCCTGTTCAGAAGTATGTACAAGAAGCTATTACTCGAGATAAAGCAGCAGAGATTCTGCGACCCTCTTTAGGAAGCACTCAAAGAATAATTCAGGACCTTCGCTCCTCCAAGCAGGTGAAGAGGCAGGAAAACCGGTACCGCATAATAACCAGCCATCGGCCAAACTGTGCTGAAAGAGAAACAATTGTGCTTGACACAAATGGCGCGGAGACAAATGAGGGTGCCAAACTGGACCCTGAAGCAAAAAAAGACACTTCACAACAAGGAAGCACTGCTACTTATGGTAGTTCAAGTTATTTGGGGGAATTCCAGTTGTTTGATGTAGTACAAGAGGAGGAAGTAGAGAGAGACCCCAATATCACTGCAGTAGACACACAGGTTGGTATTGAGACTTCTGCACTACTGACTAGACAAATTAAATTCCATTTTGGTGCAGTAAAATTGCATAGGTGGGCATGCTGGATGTTTGCCAGTGATTTTGAATCTATACTGTTTAGACAATATAAAGGCTTTTAATTACACACTTAATAGCTGGAGGATTAAACCTAGCCTGAGCAAAATATAAAAGATACTGGTGAGGTGGGTCTTACTACGTAAGTCCTAGTGAGAAGTGCAGCCTCCTGGAACAACCTctatggcagaggtgggcaaactacgggccgcgggaccgtcctgcccggcccttgagctcccggttggggaggctagcccctggcccctcccctgctgtccctgctcccccgcatcctcagctcgccgtgccgtCAGCAcactgggcggtggggctgcgagctcctgccctGGTGCTCTGCGCGGCGGCGTAgttggctccagccaggcggcgcggctgccagtcctggtgctctgagtggcatggttgggggtggggagtgggggggtttggataaggggcaggggattctggggggcagtcaggggaccggcatgggagtcccagggggcctgtcgggggcagaggtgtggatagggagcggggcagtcaggagacagggagcgggggggggaggaaggggttggatgggggtgggatctcGGTGGAGGgcggttaggggagggggcggtcaggggacaaggagcgggggggggcagatgggcggggggcaggctgtttggggaggcacagccttccctacctggccctccatacagttttggacccacgatgtggccctcaggccaaaaagtttgcccacccctgctctgtggggtaggggagggtgcATGGATTTCTACTAGTGTCTTCTCTGTGCCCTAGGTGGGGGTTTAATCTCTCAAATAAGCCTCTGGCTAATAGATGTATAAAACACAAAGCTTCACCCTATTTAGTTGCTAGAAAGGAGAAGCTGTGTGTGCATGTCCCCAACCCTTCAGAATTCCCTGTCACCTGCAAAGAAGGCTGGTGGAGAGAAGAGGCCTCTGCTTCTTTGACTGAGCTTCCCCCTTCTGAATAACCCCAACACCTGCTTCTACAGATGCTCATAGTTCCCTCAAGCAGCAGCAAAGTGAGATTGATATGGTACTTCAGgactttgttatttttaaatagcagCTGTGAAACCAGTCTGAGCCTTCTTATTTTAACTCTGCTGCTTGACAAGTCTGAGCAGCAGTAGGGGCATGGATTCTTCCTGTAGACTTAGAACACTATCTGTTTGTTTAGTTCACACTTGGAAGATTATTTTAGCAACTCTGACTAGAAATATTCCAATTTTTCTGAAATTAATGCTTTAGGCTGCTGTGCTTGACACTCTTCTCACTGAGTAGAGCTTTTTGAGCTCTACATGGTTTTAGTGTGCTGTGTTTATTTTTCTAATCTTGCAATCATCTTGCACCCATATTTTTAGTTGCAAGAATCTCTGCTCAGTTTCTGGTGGAATTCTAAGTGTGACGAAGTTGTCTGTTTCCCATGGTTGCTCTATGTACAGCACATTACGAATCTTCTAAACTCTTTCATGACTGTGGCAGGTCACAGAATATTGTGCttttgtggggtgggaggagggtgaTATTGAAGGAAGCATTGTATTATAGCATATATGAGAATAAACCCATTCAGCATTTCCATTACCAATGGATCACAGCTCTGAGAAAACGAAAACCTTTCCATGTTGGGGAGAGAAGTAAACATCAGTGTGGGCAAGGAAAATGTGGTAACTggaaaaacattgtttttaaatcCATTCTACTTCCATCAGTAAAAATTGAGCAACTCCAGCTGAAAATGCTGCATCTTGATAAACAGCTGGCAGCTCAGTGCAATAATACATTGTTTTTGATTCTGAAACATTCCCATTCTAGAATGAGTGCTTGTCCAAATGACTTGTTTATCCATACACAGCATTCAATAATTGTACAACACAGCACTCAAAGTGCATGTtagcttctttttaaaaacaaaaacattctgtTCAGATTAGACTACTTGCAGCTATTGCCCAACTCCAAATAAACATTGCCCATTCCCCTCAGTCAGCTTCAATCTCTTCCCCCTAATAAGCATGAGGAAAGCAAGGTGGGAAGGAGTAGTGGCTCTCAAAATGTGACTCAGCAGGATTTGCTTTTAGGAAATAGGAACTATAATGTGCAGTCAAAATCCCAGCTTGTGCTAGATACGGTCTCATCTACTTACTTGTTTTGttcttgtgtgtgtttgagatTGGACCTCAATTCAGTCTTCAGGAGCAGTAATAGCGGCACCTCTACCTCTACAAAAAGGTAGAGATGCAATCTGCTCAATTTATTTCTTTTCTCAAATACAGAAATGCTTTTAATATGGAAATATCATTAATGGTTTGGAAATGAGGCTCCACAAATCAGCTTTGTCCTTCTCTGTTGCATTTAAAAGCTCCTTTTGAATTAGaacttaaagatttttaaaatgcatagcAGTGCTACCTGACACTGGGACTGACCAAACAGAGGTAGAATTATGGCACTACAGAAGCCCAATAGCGTTGTTACTAATAAATCTTAATTGTGAGGTgtctaggcaaaaaaaaaaaaattcaaaccagGCCAGCGTTTGCTTCATTCTCCATTTCCCTCTCCactttaattttttccctttctgtagAGGTTAGGATGAGAGAGACCGTCTTACTGGTTTTCCTATTCTCACCTCAGAATTGACTAAATAGTTCAGAAAGCACTTGAACTTGATGGGTGGAATTTCTCTCAAGCACCTGTTCCAGCAAGGGGAGAGTTTGTGCCAACCTAAATGGAATTGAAACAGTGGGCCTGCCAAAGCCAACAATTTGCAAATGATTCTGGCTATGGGAAAGAATCTGCCGGAAAGTTTTTTCTCCTGTGAATGTGGAACACAGAAACAATAGGGGCAGACTCAGCGGGTCCAGCAGCCTTTTCCTGTCTTTTGGACTTGTTCATTGGTCTCATATTTACAGGGGAAAACAATCTAAACTTTTGTGTAGTGTCATTTTTTTACCTATACATAACTGCACAATTCTACTACAACAGATGTTACTGTAATAGAACAGTGTCATACTGTCCAAAATATTTAACTATTCACCTTAAGCATCTGTATCCACTTGCACAACTATATGTATTAAATCCTATCTGAGGCAGACAAACCTTTGTAGTGTATTAACCATTTATTTAAAGAGTAATGTGTAAATTAGTGATCTAAGTTTTGATTATAGATTTCATGaataaaactgcattttcttAGAAGCAGCTACCATCTTTGCAAGGTGAACTCTGGATATTTCCACTTTTTCCCCAGCAATAAAGATATAAGAATAAGACAGCATAACTGCTGGTGATCCACATTTTGAGGGGGGTGTATATATAATTTTTCCATTACTAATATGAATTTGTACATGGATGGTGGTAGTTCAGAGTGGATTATATTTTAGCCATAGAACACATCCTTATATTGTGTACAGAAATATCAATAACACAGATGAGGTTTATAGTGAACATATTAACATTTCCGTTGTAAAATACCAATTTTTAGTTGTATGTACCTTGTGCATAATTTTAGTGCTAAGATTCTTTAATATAAAATCTGTTCAGGATCAGGTTTCTTTGAGGAACAgcctgtgcttttttttttttaaagataaaaacaaATACGCTGATCTAATATTTTGTCTTTTAACTGAAAGCAATGAGTTTTCAAATGCTTGAAAACTCTGCCTTCAACTTGCAAATGTCCAAATCACAAAGAATAAACTGGGAGCGTTTTTCATGTCAGAATGAGAAAACAAGGGGTGGACAGTGTGCCCTTGGAGCCTGTTTCTGattattattttgggggggaggtggtTAATAGCTGCATAGATGTGAATTTAAGGCCCAAAACTTTGGAGGGGAAAGCTTTTTGAAATATTAACATGAAATTGCTTTGCAAATAAATTAAGATTTCTTGTGAGTATGGAAAACCCACCAACTTTGAACACGTGAAACCCTGAAATGGAAATTGACATCTGTTTTTGTTCTGAAtgatgcaaaaaacaaacaattctgtTTAATATTAAGGGCTATCAGTGACACATGAGTTGATAAAGGGGGAGAGCTGATTAGAATATCTCAATAACTAAAGTTTTTATGCAGAGTGTATAGCACTGGTCTTGACCTAACAGAAACAGTCCTTGGATCCTTTTCACAAATAACGCCCTGTGCtaaaacatacatacacactttCAGAATTACCCATGAATAAACCAGACAAAAGACACAAGACAAGATGACTTTCCAACCCATCCAGTTTACTGTGAAGCTGATGTACTAACTCATGTTTCACCTTTAATCCGTTATCTGCTTACACAGCAAAGTAGCAGTTGCTTTCGTTTACAGCTGCCTCtagcctttatttttaaaatgctgtaggAGGAAAATCACACCAGTGCTACTGCTTCTCTCTAGAGAAGACCGACCATGGCTTAACTTTCTGAGGGGGAGACTGTagaccttgatataacgctgtcctggggagccaaaaaatcgtaccgcgttataggtgaaaccgcattatatcgaacttgctttgatccgccggagcgcgcagccccgccccccccggagcgctgctttaccacgttatatccgaattcgtgttatatcgggtcgtgttatatcggggtagaggtgtatttgaatttCTTCAGGCTACAGTCGTTATTTATGGGTGATATGGAGTCTGAGTTACAGCTATATGCAAATCTTCCTGCCTAACAAATGTATGTATGAAGAGCCCTCcagccaaaaacagaaaaaaacactaATGAAATTGCTCCctaaaataaaatgctaaaaCTGACTGGAAACTGTTTAGTTGGTATGTGGGCCTCTGAACTACTGATGTAGATTCACTTTTCAGTGGGTTGACATCTGCCAGCAGTACACTTGGAAATGCCCATTTAAATCAGTATTTCCATTTCTAGGTTGAGGTGTTCTAAATGGACAGATTGGTGAGCTGAGCAAAATGGGTGGATTTTCTATTTAGTGttcaatgtttcattttcaaacaTAAGCTGAAAGTCTCAAATTCTATTATTAAAAACTGCTGTGAACACATATCCATTAACTATACAGAAAATGTTTGGGTTATGGAAAGGCTCTCcagtgcaccccatccccctcccagatAAAGTCACACTGCAGTTTATTTGGAGCATCAGCAATCTAAAGCTTTCAATagtaaaactttttaaataacTTGCAAAATGTTTTTACTTTGCCCTATTTGGGGCATTAAGGATAAATGTTTTAGTTGTAGGTCACTTAAACTCGCTATGTGTGACTTCAATGAAAtattggtggtggtttttttgatAACAGAAAACTGATGATCCAGAAGTGATTCTTTGCAATGCAGTAGAAATGATCCGTGAACGTTTAACTGTATCTGAGAATGATAAAGGATTAGAACACCATGGGAAGGAAGATGATTATGTTTATGATATTTACTACATGGAAACATCGACTCCTGGCTGGATCCAGAACATCCTCTCTGTGCAGCCTTACACACAGGAATATGAACTGGTAAGGACGAGGAAATCAAAAACCAGACTTTATGTAGTAATGAAAGAAGCTAATGGAAACAAACATGCTTCAATTACATTGTCCTAGTCTGAAAATCATGACCATGCAAAATGGCATTTTGTAGCTCAATGACTTTTGTATCAAATGTGCTTTTTCTAACTACCAGTcttgcaaactcaacctgggTTCTTGCCATATTGGCAGGGAAAATTATGCCCAACATAACACACCTATgtaactcccattgtcttcattgtgtttgcacaggtgtaactgactgGAACTTGGTAAACAATGCACAAGGAAGAAAAGAATCTGGGTCATTCATACTTCAGTTGTGTGGGTCTCCAGGACTAACAGTAGTCACACTTGCTTCTTGTTGATGAGCAGCTATGCCTACACAAAAGGTGGCACAAAGAGGGCCAAAATAAGGTTGCATAGGCAGCCTTATTTCTGGCATTTGCTAATTTGAGTACTTAACTTAAACTATTAAGGTTTCAGTCAAGTTTTGTGCATTATATATAATGAGAGAACAACTGTGCTTCAGTTGTGATGTGATTTCATATTTCAACAGTAGGCGCTGGTAAGAAGCTTTCTTTCATTGCATATCCTCTGATCCATTTGTTCCCTTTGCCAAAATTAAACACTGCTTTATCACTTTTCACTTCAAATAGCTAACTTTCCTCAAAACTACTACTCATTCAACCATTGAAGTACAACTGGAGTGGGTGGAATTAATTTTGCAATTTCAGCAGTGCCCAAAATAGGTAATGGTGCAACCACATCAGTGTTGTTCTATTAGGATAGTTTTATTTCCTTAACACAGTACTAAACTTATTGCATGCACTAACAACATAAGTTATGCCAGACCTGAACAGACTGTGGTCTGCCCATTGAGGCTACAATACATCATTTTAACTCTTGGTGTCACTGTACCTAAGTATCACtagtgaatattttttttcttcctcctcttacGCTATGTAGACTGATGGAGAaatcatttaatttttctgtgaCTCTTTTCCTCCTCTGAACAGTCCTTTCCCTATTGACATGCAGGTAGATGATGGTCATATTTCTGAAGAAATATatgatgatgaagatgatgagAACAATGAGAATAATTGGCGTAATGACTATCCTGATGAAGATGAGTTCCTTCCTGAGGAAGATGAAGACGGAGAAGGAAAAGATGGAGGTATTTCATTGTCAGTACTACCTGCCCTTCTGCCCATTTAGGGGATGAGGCTTAAATCTTCTGATGGTGTTCGCTTTTGCTAGCTATAATGTCACAATCTAAAGTGGAATCATTACTGAATGGGGATGTTCATGGGGAATGGGAGGGTTCATTAAATTGGAGACTTCAAAGGTAGTCTTGAATGATTTGTTCCACAACTATCAGTGGATGATAGGAATAAACTGTTCCTCATTTTCACGCATCTCACACTTGAACAAGTACATCTCTACCTcgctataacgctgtccttgggagccaaaaaatcttaccgcgttataggtgaaactgcgttatatcgaacttgctttgatccaccggagtgtgcagccccacccccccggagcactgctttaccgcgttctatccgaattcgtgttatatcgggtcgcgttatatcgaggtagaggtgtattggcaAGTAGAACTTAAACTTCTCAATTCCTTTTTAAGTCTTTCAGTGTTGTGAAAGCCCATTAGAAATGAGGTGATGGAGACTTCTGCAAACCCTTCTTTCCATGAAAAAATCTTAGGGAACAAAGGGAAAATACTTCTACCTGGCCCCTTTATGCCATATGGAGTAAACTTCATTAGTGGATTCTCATTTGATGTTTGTCTTAAATGGATGAACTCATCTTTATTGGCTGACTGAAGAATTTCTTCATTAGTTAAACCAGCTTGATAAGGATTTCTATCAAGAGTTGCACTATAAGGCATATGAGGTTTGGAGACTA encodes:
- the SLC7A6OS gene encoding probable RNA polymerase II nuclear localization protein SLC7A6OS codes for the protein MLCGPGAGMERTAVLRVKRKRGGSEPAEALVIACKRQRTEPGPAPPRDPVEKNLFKLVATVPSQNEPVQKYVQEAITRDKAAEILRPSLGSTQRIIQDLRSSKQVKRQENRYRIITSHRPNCAERETIVLDTNGAETNEGAKLDPEAKKDTSQQGSTATYGSSSYLGEFQLFDVVQEEEVERDPNITAVDTQKTDDPEVILCNAVEMIRERLTVSENDKGLEHHGKEDDYVYDIYYMETSTPGWIQNILSVQPYTQEYELVDDGHISEEIYDDEDDENNENNWRNDYPDEDEFLPEEDEDGEGKDGESDGSISDEDGRGIRSRTSVKYHCDILQEFEYDGVQDLDSD